One part of the Amphiprion ocellaris isolate individual 3 ecotype Okinawa chromosome 24, ASM2253959v1, whole genome shotgun sequence genome encodes these proteins:
- the LOC111562774 gene encoding chloride intracellular channel protein 6-like isoform X1 has protein sequence MAQSSSCPNPDLSNIAVIHSPLGVCSELDSQRGREDEGEEEDEEVELAEEVGEDVLMMGEAGQEQTEGESKEQSGREEERIIQEALLTNGEMGEGEGGGRESLEENEDGDVEMGDEQQENVDEPTTEAENQCHSPVLVEEANQQTLDSNGEHKEETGNEETRQKDGELEAGDELEENVDEQAIENECEEVKVLTKKPSHSSMLVEVERVDWQILDSDGECEGELITDEEENEQNKEIPSRDTEESGNDEVVHDEDVPVVESGERTESSNHDQEETEVCPGDFTEDVEDPETDVTPVTTGINEQVHCNPYEAPNPIDTFDTTEEVSSQTDQLANEVEDEINSDEKENSELDISIEAKIEDEEVHEIAQDATSDFEDVVDVEANQTVEQPDMTLVPSEEQSQSEGGIEEARMDGIDQKEEEQERQVEANALEVMDGGGQGVKEEGKEGDNIVKELTGEEEHGDPEMQEEKLENTAMVALLEPVVHCAEEVPVDAQPEESLDEVEEAFELDEHDEQSRGEENEPTTGGVGDLQEHPLQPLREAGTDWGDKTLLERRPEEDVEAGGEETIEGEPVTVLDDDTEDESRQLEEQIPVAVTSSCDEAIDKPKDEELQGEKVEENDEKQKEERNEKQKEDSREVELDINGRVKGLKQAMENGILCPEPTKEGWGKARVLSSKRKDNDWIKKDQPEEEIAPEMKDWRKELKPVKKDIWEVERGKKEWGRKEETNQPKKQDWIKELKSVIKDESMPKKRDDQVKKKRVVLLEDGHSYIPQREEMIEEKREEVKLISHRRVESPLPPVCKNSKTQQDQEYDISLYVKAGSDGESIGNCPFSQRLFMILWLKGVIFNVTTVDLKRKPADLQDLAPGTNPPFMTFNGEVKVDVNKIEEFLEEKLAPPRYPRLAPKHPEANTAGIDVFAKFSAYIKNPRKDTNDALEKALLKSLRRLDDFLRTPLSEEIDADASGDLPESSRSFLDGPDLTLADCNLLPKLHILKVVAKKYRGFEIPEEMAGVWRYLNCAYKREEFTSTCPAEREIEFAYLDVAKRIK, from the exons ATGGCTCAATCAAGCTCCTGTCCAAATCCAGACCTCTCAAACATTGCCGTCATCCACAGTCCGCTAGGTGTTTGTTCAGAACTGGATagccagagagggagagaggatgagggagaggaggaagacgaggaggtgGAACTGGCAGAGGAGGTGGGGGAAGATGTTCTGATGATGGGCGAGGCAGGACAGGAGCAAACTGAAGGCGAAAGCAAAGAACAGAGtggaagggaggaggagaggattaTCCAAGAGGCCCTGTTGACAAATGGCGAAAtgggagagggggagggaggaggaagagaaagtcTGGAGGAAAATGAGGATGGAGATGTGGAAATGGGGGATGAACAGCAAGAAAATGTAGATGAACCAACAACAGAGGCTGAAAATCAATGTCATTCTCCTGTACTGGTTGAGGAAGCTAACCAGCAGACATTAGACAGCAATGGAGAGCATAAAgaagagacaggaaatgaagaAACCAGACAAAAGGATGGAGAACTAGAAGCTGGAGATGAACTGGAAGAAAATGTAGATGAACAGGCAATAGAGAACGAATGTGAAGAGGTAAAGGTGTTGACTAAAAAACCAAGTCATTCCTCAATGTTAGTAGAGGTTGAGAGAGTTGACTGGCAGATATTAGACAGTGACGGCGAATGTGAGGGAGAGCTGATAACcgatgaagaagaaaatgaacaaaataaagaaataccGAGTAGAGACACAGAAGAGAGCGGCAATGATGAAGTAGTCCATGATGAGGATGTTCCTGTAGTGGAAtcaggagagaggacagagtcGTCTAATCATGACCAAGAGGAAACAGAAGTTTGTCCTGGTGACTTCACAGAAGATGTTGAGGATCCAGAAACAGATGTGACCCCTGTAACCACTGGGATTAATGAACAAGTTCACTGTAATCCATATGAAGCCCCAAATCCTATTGATACATTTGACACAACTGAAGAGGTGTCCAGTCAGACCGACCAATTAGCCAATGAGGTTGAAGATGAAATAAACTCTGATGAAAAAGAGAACTCAGAATTAGACATCAGTATTGAGGCAAAGATTGAGGATGAGGAGGTCCATGAGATTGCACAAGATGCAACGTCTGATTTTGAAGATGTTGTTGATGTCGAAGCAAATCAAACGGTAGAGCAACCAGACATGACCTTAGTTCCCTCTGAAGAGCAGTCACAGTCAGAAGGAGGGATTGAGGAAGCGAGGATGGACGGGATTGACcagaaggaggaagagcaggaacGACAGGTTGAGGCTAATGCTCTAGAAGTGATGGATGGGGGAGGACAGGGTGTgaaagaggaggggaaggaaggTGATAATATTGTTAAAGAGTTAACAGGTGAGGAGGAGCACGGAGATCCTGAAATGCAGGAAGAAAAGCTTGAAAACACAGCAATGGTGGCGCTTCTTGAACCAGTGGTCCACTGTGCAGAGGAGGTTCCTGTAGACGCCCAGCCAGAAGAGAGTTTGGATGAGGTGGAGGAGGCTTTTGAACTTGATGAACATGATGAACAATCAAGAGGTGAAGAGAATGAACCAACAACAGGCGGGGTAGGTGATTTGCAAGAACATCCTTTGCAGCCCCTCAGAGAAGCAGGGACAGATTGGGGAGACAAAACATTACTAGAAAGGAGACCTGAAGAAGATGTGGAGGCAGGAGGTGAAGAAACAATAGAGGGAGAGCCTGTGACTGTTTTAGATGATGACACTGAAGATGAAAGTAGACAGCTTGAAGAACAAATTCCTGTCGCCGTTACAAGTTCTTGTGATGAGGCCATAGACAAGCCTAAAGATGAAGAGCTGCAAGGAGAGAAGGTTGAAGAGAATGacgagaaacagaaagaagagaggaatgaaaagcaaaaagaggacagcagagaggtggAGTTGGATATAAATGGAAGAGTTAAAGGACTGAAGCAAGCGATGGAAAACGGGATCTTGTGTCCTGAGCCGACGAAAGAGGGATGGGGGAAAGCAAGGGTGCTGTCATCGAAGAGAAAAGATAATGACTGGATTAAAAAAGACCAACCAGAGGAAGAGATCGCACCAGAAATGAAGGACTGGAGGAAAGAGCTGAAGCCtgtcaaaaaagacatttgggAGGTGGAAAGGGGAAAGAAAGAATGGGGGAGGAAAGAAGAGACAAATCAGCCAAAGAAGCAGGACTGGATAAAGGAGCTGAAGTCAGTGATTAAAGATGAATCAATGCCCAAGAAGAGAGACGATCAGGTGAAGAAGAAGCGAGTGGTGCTGTTGGAGGACGGACATTCGTACATCCCCCAGCGGGAGGAGATGATTGAGGAGAAGCGAGAGGAGGTTAAGCTGATATCTCATAGGAGAGTGGAGAGTCCTTTACCTCCTGTGTGCAAGAACAGCAAAACACAGCAGGACCAGGAGTACGACATCTCACTGTATGTTAAG gcagGAAGTGATGGCGAGAGCATCGGTAACTGTCCTTTCTCTCAGAGACTCTTCATGATCCTGTGGCTGAAAGGAGTCATCTTCAACGTCACCACAGTCGACCTCAAGCG GAAGCCGGCGGACCTCCAGGATCTCGCTCCGGGAACCAACCCTCCCTTCATGACCTTCAACGGCGAGGTCAAGGTTGACGTCAACAAGATCGAGGAGTTCCTGGAGGAGAAACTGGCCCCACCTcg CTACCCCAGACTGGCTCCCAAACATCCTGAAGCCAACACAGCTGGTATTGACGTCTTTGCCAAGTTCTCAGCTTACATCAAAAACCCAAGAAAAGACACCAACGACG CCTTAGAGAAAGCCTTGCTGAAGTCTCTTCGGCGCCTCGATGACTTCCTGAGGACTCCCCTGTCGGAGGAAATCGACGCTGACGCCTCAGGTGACCTCCCCGAGTCCTCCAGGAGCTTCCTAGACGGACCTGACCTCACGCTGGCTGACTGCAACCTGCTGCCTAAACTGCACATCCTGAAG GTTGTAGCCAAGAAATACCGCGGCTTTGAGATCCCAGAGGAGATGGCAGGAGTATGGAGGTATTTAAACTGCGCCTACAAGAGGGAGGAGTTCACCAGCACCTGTCCTGCCGAGAGGGAGATCGAGTTTGCCTACCTGGATGTTGCAAAGCGAATCAAATAA
- the LOC111562774 gene encoding chloride intracellular channel protein 4-like isoform X2, which produces MSWYEIAIKKLDFPTIELFVKAGSDGESIGNCPFSQRLFMILWLKGVIFNVTTVDLKRKPADLQDLAPGTNPPFMTFNGEVKVDVNKIEEFLEEKLAPPRYPRLAPKHPEANTAGIDVFAKFSAYIKNPRKDTNDALEKALLKSLRRLDDFLRTPLSEEIDADASGDLPESSRSFLDGPDLTLADCNLLPKLHILKVVAKKYRGFEIPEEMAGVWRYLNCAYKREEFTSTCPAEREIEFAYLDVAKRIK; this is translated from the exons ATGTCCTGGTATGAAATCGCCATTAAAAAACTCGATTTCCCTACTATTGAGTTGTTTGTGAAG gcagGAAGTGATGGCGAGAGCATCGGTAACTGTCCTTTCTCTCAGAGACTCTTCATGATCCTGTGGCTGAAAGGAGTCATCTTCAACGTCACCACAGTCGACCTCAAGCG GAAGCCGGCGGACCTCCAGGATCTCGCTCCGGGAACCAACCCTCCCTTCATGACCTTCAACGGCGAGGTCAAGGTTGACGTCAACAAGATCGAGGAGTTCCTGGAGGAGAAACTGGCCCCACCTcg CTACCCCAGACTGGCTCCCAAACATCCTGAAGCCAACACAGCTGGTATTGACGTCTTTGCCAAGTTCTCAGCTTACATCAAAAACCCAAGAAAAGACACCAACGACG CCTTAGAGAAAGCCTTGCTGAAGTCTCTTCGGCGCCTCGATGACTTCCTGAGGACTCCCCTGTCGGAGGAAATCGACGCTGACGCCTCAGGTGACCTCCCCGAGTCCTCCAGGAGCTTCCTAGACGGACCTGACCTCACGCTGGCTGACTGCAACCTGCTGCCTAAACTGCACATCCTGAAG GTTGTAGCCAAGAAATACCGCGGCTTTGAGATCCCAGAGGAGATGGCAGGAGTATGGAGGTATTTAAACTGCGCCTACAAGAGGGAGGAGTTCACCAGCACCTGTCCTGCCGAGAGGGAGATCGAGTTTGCCTACCTGGATGTTGCAAAGCGAATCAAATAA